TGAAGAATCGTAGGATGTATATGCGGGATTTGAAGATAGAAGCGTTAGACCGTATGGCAAGTCATCTACAACCTCTATGTCTATAGCGGCGCTGCCACCAACGTTGGTTACGCTTATGGTTAAGGTTAAAACCTCATCAATCATGCCTTTCTGATCGCCTGCTTTATCGATTTTAAGTGAAGGCAACGTAGAAACTATTGTTACAAACGCATCTTTGACAGGATCGTACTCTCCACCTTCTTCATCGCTCCATTGGGCTTCCGCTTCATCGATTACCTCCCAAATCTGTTTTCCTGAAACTGATAAGGCTTTTACTTTGACCGTGAGGTCAACTGTTCCACCAGGTTCTATTACCCCAAGATTCCATGTGATTGTGTGGAGAGTGGTGTCGTAAACGCCAGGTGGGTTTGAGGAAATGTATTCTACTTCACCTGGCAATGTGTCAATCACCTTAACGTTGGTTGCTTTTGAGCCACCGATATTCACCACCGTAATTTCATATTCGATTATTTCATCTGGATGAGCGTATAGGGAGCCTGTCTTAACTATGGTGAGAAGCGGTTTTGTATATACCGTTGTAACCCATTCATCGGTTTCAGGTCCATAATCTTGCCCGGTGCTATCTTTCCAACGCACCTCAACATTATCAGCTATAACTGCTTCGTTTGCTACATTGCTTTTCACTTTAACAGTTAAAGTGATGTACACATCTTCTCCAGTTGGGTATGGAAGCATCGGTGTAGGAAGAATCCAAGTAATCGTATTTCCGGAAACTGTTCCCACAGGTGTAGAGCTAACATACTCCACTTTAGTTAAGTCTATAGTATCCTTAACTACCACATTGTAGGCGGTGGCACTTCCAATATTAGATACTTTTATCGTATAAACCAATAAGCCATCTGGATAGCTTTTAGTAGGCCCAACCTTCTCTACGCTTAACTCTGGCCCAGCAATAATATGAGTTTCCCAAGAAGCCTTGACCTCTGCCGCATCGGTTCCCTTCGCCGAAACCGTATTAGTCACTGTATTACAGGGTTCCAGGTTGCTGCTAAACACAACCTCCAATGTTATCGTGACTACAGCGCCAATACCCATGGTTCCAAGATTCCATGTAACCTTATTCGAGTCAGAGTCGTAAGTGCCTGTAGGTGTTCCAGGGGCATTTGGATAAGCCGGTTTAACATCGCTTAGTTGATCCATCACCTCTACATTCTCTACTGGGCAGTTTCCAACGTTTGTTACAACTATAGTGTAAAGGTATGTTCCTCCAGGGTAAGCCTCTAGAGGCCCTGTCTTAACTATCGATAATTCAGGCGTAGTTGGTGGTTCCGCCTGGATCGTGTATTGAAATGATCCTTTAAAGTATAAGCCGTAGGCGCTTCCCACATGTATAGATCCATCATATATAGTTGCATGAGCCATCAAATAAATCGTAGCACTGGGAGAGACGCCGTTGTCTATGCTTGCTAAAGGTATCGTGTATAAGTCTAAGATTTTATATGGAGAATATACATGCGAGTATGTCC
This is a stretch of genomic DNA from Candidatus Bathyarchaeota archaeon. It encodes these proteins:
- a CDS encoding DUF11 domain-containing protein; the encoded protein is MKLKQVVFSLFLIFSLILVLAPSVKAHTATAPYTVPFVIGSTNIPIGFIRVWNDPTNLYVLFEIDHDSYPNYAMSVSHLEVSKTPLSWSAPGQWTYSHVYSPYKILDLYTIPLASIDNGVSPSATIYLMAHATIYDGSIHVGSAYGLYFKGSFQYTIQAEPPTTPELSIVKTGPLEAYPGGTYLYTIVVTNVGNCPVENVEVMDQLSDVKPAYPNAPGTPTGTYDSDSNKVTWNLGTMGIGAVVTITLEVVFSSNLEPCNTVTNTVSAKGTDAAEVKASWETHIIAGPELSVEKVGPTKSYPDGLLVYTIKVSNIGSATAYNVVVKDTIDLTKVEYVSSTPVGTVSGNTITWILPTPMLPYPTGEDVYITLTVKVKSNVANEAVIADNVEVRWKDSTGQDYGPETDEWVTTVYTKPLLTIVKTGSLYAHPDEIIEYEITVVNIGGSKATNVKVIDTLPGEVEYISSNPPGVYDTTLHTITWNLGVIEPGGTVDLTVKVKALSVSGKQIWEVIDEAEAQWSDEEGGEYDPVKDAFVTIVSTLPSLKIDKAGDQKGMIDEVLTLTISVTNVGGSAAIDIEVVDDLPYGLTLLSSNPAYTSYDSSTGKIIWKSNQLGTINPDETKIITLTVKVIVVEYDGIWIFNNVYANWYDEEKNFFGPISDIHPVQLFVDPYAEVSKSGPIQAYADSTITYTITLTNPTESKLSNVKLTDSLPARVTYISSNPPGVMTSTYTLLHGATLKWTLVKL